A stretch of Suncus etruscus isolate mSunEtr1 chromosome 9, mSunEtr1.pri.cur, whole genome shotgun sequence DNA encodes these proteins:
- the LOC126018694 gene encoding LOW QUALITY PROTEIN: olfactory receptor 5M9-like (The sequence of the model RefSeq protein was modified relative to this genomic sequence to represent the inferred CDS: substituted 1 base at 1 genomic stop codon), which translates to MPNFTEVTTFILLGLTSRQELQVLFFVVFLVVYIVTLLGNIGMIILICISPQLQSPMYFFLSHLSFVDVWFSSNVTPKMLENLLXETKTISYVGCLIQCYFFIALVHVEVYILAVMAFDRYMAICNPLLYGSKMSRTVCIRLISVPYVYGFSISLICTLWTYGLYFCGNFEINHFYCADPPLIKIACGGVHIKEYTMIVIAGINFTYSLSVVLISYTLIVVAVLRMRSADGRKKAFSTCGSHLTAVTMFYGTLIFMYLRRPTEESVEQGKMVAVFYTTVIPMLNPMIYSLRNKDVKEAVHKAVIKVNFGK; encoded by the coding sequence ATGCCGAATTTCACAGAGGTGACAACATTTATTCTTCTGGGGTTGACCAGTCGTCAGGAGCTCCAAGTTCTCTTTTTTGTCGTGTTCCTAGTAGTTTATATAGTCACTCTGTTAGGAAACATTGGTATGATCATTTTAATCTGTATCAGCCCCCAGCTTCAGAGTCCTATGTACTTTTTCCTGAGTCATTTGTCTTTTGTAGATGTGTGGTTCTCTTCCAATGTCACTCCCAAAATGCTAGAAAACTTACTATAGGAGACAAAAACCATTTCCTATGTGGGATGTTTAATACAGTGTTACTTTTTCATTGCCCTGGTCCATGTGGAGGTGTATATCTTGGCAGTCATGGCCTTTGATCGGTACATGGCCATTTGCAATCCCTTGCTTTATGGAAGCAAAATGTCCAGGACAGTTTGTATAAGGCTCATTTCTGTACCTTATGTCTATGGATTTTCTATTAGTCTAATATGCACTCTCTGGACATATGGTTTGTATTTCTGTGGAAACTTTGAAATCAACCACTTCTACTGTGCAGACCCCCCTCTCATCAAGATAGCCTGTGGGGGAGTCCACATCAAGGAATACACAATGATAGTTATCGCTGGAATTAATTTTACATATTCTCTCTCAGTGGTCCTTATATCCTACACTCTCATAGTGGTAGCTGTGCTACGTATGAGATCTGCTGATGGGAGGAAAAAGGCCTTCTCTACCTGCGGGTCTCACTTAACCGCGGTTACTATGTTTTATGGGACTCTCATCTTCATGTATCTCCGACGGCCCACCGAAGAGTCAGTGGAGCAGGGGAAGATGGTAGCTGTATTTTATACCACAGTCATTCCTATGCTCAATCCCATGATTTACAGCTTGAGAAACAAAGATGTAAAAGAAGCAGTCCACAAAGCCGTCATCAAAGTGAACTTTGGGAAATGA
- the LOC126018695 gene encoding olfactory receptor 1030-like, which yields MFRRNYTEVTEFILLGLTSRPELRVASFVLFLMIYLITVVGNLGMIILIKIDSRLHTPMYFFLSSLSVLDLCFSTNVTPKMLENFLSEKKTISYTGCLVQCYIVIAVVLTEHCMLAVMAYDRYMAICNPLLYSSKMSKSVCIRLVIVPYVYGFLLSVMETMRTYNLSFCGANEINHFYCADPPLIKLACSDTYSKELSMYIVAGYSNVQSLLIILTSYMFILVAILKSRSAEGRKKAFSTCGSHLTVVTIFYATLFCMHLRRPTEESVEQGKMVAVFYTTVIPMLNPMIYGLRNKDVKEALRKALGKQKLGD from the coding sequence ATGTTCAGAAGAAACTACACTGAAGTGACAGAATTTATCCTTTTAGGACTAACAAGTCGACCAGAATTGCGAGTTGCTTCCTTTGTGTTGTTTCTGATGATCTACCTCATTACTGTGGTAGGAAACCTGGGCATGATTATCTTAATCAAGATTGATTCCCGCCTCCACACTCCGATGTACTTTTTCCTCTCAAGTTTATCTGTGTTGGATCTGTGTTTCTCTACCAATGTCACTCCCAAAATGCTGGAAAATTTCTTGTCAGAGAAGAAGACCATCTCTTATACAGGGTGTTTGGTGCAGTGCTATATTGTCATTGCTGTGGTCCTGACTGAGCACTGCATGCTGGCTGtcatggcctatgaccgctaCATGGCCATCTGTAATCCTCTGCTCTACAGTAGTAAGATGTCCAAGAGTGTCTGTATCCGCCTAGTCATTGTCCCTTATGTTTATGGCTTCCTCCTCAGTGTCATGGAAACCATGAGGACCTACAACTTGTCTTTCTGTGGTGCTAATGAGAttaaccatttttactgtgctgaTCCCCCACTTATCAAACTAGCATGCTCTGACACATACAGCAAAGAGTTGTCCATGTATATTGTCGCTGGCTATAGCAACGTCCAGTCCCTTCTCATTATTCTCACCTCTTACATGTTCATCCTGGTGGCTATCCTCAAAAGTCGTTCtgcagaagggagaaagaaggctTTTTCCACCTGTGGCTCCCACTTGACAGTGGTCACTATCTTTTATGCAACCCTTTTCTGCATGCATCTCAGACGTCCTACTGAGGAATCTGTAGAGCAGGGAAAAATGGTGGCTGTGTTTTACACCACTGTCATCCCTATGTTGAACCCCATGATTTATGGACTCAGGAATAAGGATGTCAAAGAGGCCTTGAGAAAAGCATTAGGGAAACAAAAATTAGGGGATTAA